In bacterium, the following proteins share a genomic window:
- a CDS encoding sigma 54-interacting transcriptional regulator — KITLNKNLIKIGKRETNDLALKDKAVSRNHLEIEYMSDSFLLRDLGSTNGSFLNGSKVKEAYLSPGDLIKIGNTNLEFVAFDEKVSIEPSDKEEYGQMVGKSRKMRQIFSILEKISPTHATVIIEGETGTGKDLVARAIHENSQRKEQPFMVFDCSSVAPNLIESELFGHEKGSFTGAVRARAGAFEVAKGGTVFLDEIGELTSELQPKLLRALEQREIRRVGSSTPVKIDVRVLCATNKNLRHEVNEGRFREDLYYRLSVVKVALPPLRDRAEDIPPIVERLLMIGKFNKQPNGAFKVSKVEDDALKMLMRYGWPGNVRELSNVIERAVSFVEGDTITKAHLDFIFAEMGHGGEERTERMDIDTDIPFKDAKQQIVEKFEKEYLLELIRSHNGNLSKAAREAKIDRKHLRNLLKKYGIDAKDED; from the coding sequence TAAGATCACGCTCAACAAAAATCTGATCAAGATCGGCAAGCGCGAGACCAACGACCTGGCGCTAAAGGACAAGGCGGTCTCCAGAAACCATCTCGAGATCGAGTACATGTCGGACAGTTTCCTGCTGCGCGACCTCGGCTCCACCAACGGCTCGTTTCTCAACGGATCCAAGGTCAAGGAGGCCTACCTCTCGCCCGGAGATCTAATCAAGATAGGCAACACGAACCTGGAGTTCGTCGCATTCGACGAGAAGGTGTCGATCGAGCCCTCGGACAAGGAAGAGTACGGCCAGATGGTCGGCAAGAGCCGCAAGATGCGCCAGATATTCTCGATCCTGGAAAAGATATCCCCCACGCACGCCACGGTCATCATCGAGGGAGAGACCGGCACGGGCAAGGACCTGGTCGCGCGGGCGATACACGAGAACAGCCAGCGCAAGGAGCAGCCGTTCATGGTCTTCGACTGCTCCTCGGTCGCGCCGAACCTCATCGAGTCCGAGCTCTTCGGCCACGAGAAGGGATCATTCACCGGAGCTGTCCGGGCGCGCGCCGGCGCCTTCGAGGTGGCCAAGGGGGGCACGGTCTTTCTCGACGAGATAGGCGAGCTCACCTCCGAGCTGCAGCCCAAGCTCCTCCGCGCGCTGGAGCAGCGCGAGATCAGGCGCGTCGGCTCCAGCACCCCGGTCAAGATAGACGTGCGCGTGCTCTGCGCCACTAACAAGAACCTGCGCCACGAGGTCAACGAGGGCCGCTTCCGCGAGGACCTCTACTACCGCCTCTCGGTGGTCAAGGTCGCCCTTCCTCCGCTGCGCGACCGTGCCGAGGACATCCCCCCGATAGTCGAGCGCCTCCTCATGATCGGAAAGTTCAACAAACAGCCCAACGGCGCGTTCAAGGTCAGCAAGGTCGAGGACGACGCGCTCAAGATGCTCATGCGCTACGGCTGGCCGGGCAACGTGCGCGAGCTCTCCAACGTGATCGAGCGCGCGGTCAGCTTCGTCGAGGGGGACACGATCACCAAGGCGCACCTGGACTTCATCTTCGCCGAGATGGGCCACGGCGGCGAAGAGCGCACCGAGCGCATGGACATCGACACCGACATCCCCTTCAAGGACGCGAAGCAGCAGATCGTGGAGAAGTTCGAGAAGGAATACCTGCTCGAACTCATCCGCTCGCACAACGGCAACCTGTCCAAGGCCGCCCGCGAGGCCAAGATCGACCGCAAGCACCTGCGCAACCTGCTCAAGAAATACGGCATCGACGCGAAAGACGAGGACTGA